A genomic stretch from Corynebacterium faecale includes:
- a CDS encoding IS1380 family transposase, with amino-acid sequence MKTTTITIGAPSPRQICSNAGLLAFARTATHLAVTDTIDDALTGQQSPNLTHTVGSTMTSLALALILGADDVSDINLLDPLVSTGLITQVPSDSTIHRRHQELADLGNNARSPLTAAMKTIRTRAWNKLGPRNPATRATVDNPLVIDLDATEITAHSDKELASATWKKHFGFHPLCAFIDLGDDHGGEVLSIKLRTGKAGANTVADHLDVLDAALASLPDHADGQPWGRRLLIRSDAGGGTKGLIEHIESLGHGYLMGFRGSDAIGIIASTTGKAAKSHILRPDGAPATLATGFIADITGRIQTWAPQRPPKIGINLDNYPAGMRVIMKAEHPASGAQLTITDVDGRRVRLFVTNLTGQPQRLDRAYSRRGRCEQRIKNLKDLGLSKLPHHGFGMNQAWILSVMLAHNLIVYTGLIDSIAGHGHGHRWWGWEPKTIRARTSASPQ; translated from the coding sequence GTGAAGACTACCACCATCACCATCGGGGCTCCATCCCCACGCCAGATCTGCTCGAACGCCGGATTATTAGCCTTCGCCCGCACCGCCACCCACCTCGCCGTCACCGACACCATCGACGACGCGTTGACCGGCCAGCAGAGCCCGAACCTGACCCACACTGTCGGCTCCACCATGACCTCACTGGCACTGGCGTTGATCCTCGGCGCTGACGACGTCAGCGACATCAACCTGCTCGACCCGTTGGTGTCCACCGGGCTGATCACCCAGGTGCCGTCAGATTCCACGATCCACCGCCGCCACCAAGAACTCGCCGACCTCGGCAACAACGCACGCTCACCGTTGACGGCGGCGATGAAAACCATCCGCACCCGGGCATGGAACAAGCTCGGCCCCCGCAACCCGGCCACACGGGCCACAGTCGATAATCCCCTGGTCATCGACCTGGATGCCACCGAAATCACCGCGCATTCGGACAAGGAACTGGCGTCTGCGACGTGGAAGAAACACTTCGGTTTCCACCCGCTGTGCGCCTTTATCGACCTCGGTGACGACCACGGCGGGGAAGTACTGTCCATCAAGCTACGCACCGGCAAAGCCGGGGCCAACACCGTCGCCGATCACCTCGACGTCCTCGACGCAGCCCTGGCCTCATTGCCGGATCACGCGGACGGTCAGCCCTGGGGCAGGAGGTTGCTCATCCGCAGTGACGCCGGCGGCGGGACGAAAGGACTCATCGAGCACATTGAGTCCCTGGGGCATGGTTACCTGATGGGGTTTCGCGGCAGCGATGCGATCGGCATTATCGCTTCCACCACGGGCAAGGCGGCGAAGTCCCATATTCTGCGCCCGGACGGGGCACCTGCGACACTGGCCACCGGGTTCATCGCCGATATCACCGGACGCATCCAGACCTGGGCGCCGCAGCGCCCACCCAAGATCGGCATCAACCTGGACAACTACCCGGCCGGGATGCGGGTGATCATGAAAGCCGAGCACCCCGCCAGCGGCGCACAGTTGACGATCACGGATGTCGACGGGCGCCGCGTGCGATTGTTTGTGACCAACCTGACTGGCCAGCCCCAGCGCCTGGACCGGGCCTACAGTCGCCGGGGCCGGTGCGAGCAACGCATCAAGAACCTCAAAGACCTGGGATTATCCAAACTTCCGCATCATGGGTTCGGAATGAACCAGGCGTGGATCTTGTCGGTGATGCTGGCGCATAACCTCATCGTCTACACCGGCCTGATCGACAGCATTGCTGGTCACGGGCATGGGCATCGGTGGTGGGGATGGGAACCAAAAACGATTCGGGCCCGGACATCAGCATCGCCGCAGTGA
- a CDS encoding glycosyltransferase: protein MAKFIGHTRFSLFTPGKNTWKASRQAVSNEEYAEYLYSTERLDFRKKIFLETSLPLLAQAAANHDLKHVVSFSSNLPQQYKKDLIDAGKKYDFIILDELPPETPAVNWFDKAKNTIETGEVFATYRLDDDDLVSVNFFNHLSKYVDDAFVQMIVSFGSGITAIWDGSQFKRPSLIHKPLLAIGMAEINKKIDETQFLSPAKGSGYSHMVADRGNPVILDSRGLDFFWTRSNNQDTLYKQDTSLQRIAEVNSELENATSEQIESAFPGLAPLMRYPSIIQLSDNSISVDDSTKFEFHEPQQQFSIAIEYEADSGVRKDSYRISFKFENTTENQAIDDLRVRGISKSKDPEIGHFKPADFKKGNHVARLSVALPDGFLCSSVRIIRNETEAGHVNLRSVSIQEF, encoded by the coding sequence ATGGCAAAATTTATTGGACACACTAGATTCAGCTTATTTACCCCCGGAAAAAATACCTGGAAAGCAAGTAGACAAGCCGTATCAAATGAGGAGTATGCCGAATATTTGTACTCTACAGAGCGCCTAGATTTCAGGAAAAAAATCTTTCTAGAAACCTCCCTCCCACTCTTGGCGCAGGCCGCTGCAAATCACGACCTCAAACACGTAGTATCTTTCTCCTCCAACCTTCCTCAGCAATATAAAAAAGACCTGATTGATGCTGGAAAAAAATATGACTTTATAATTCTAGATGAACTGCCTCCAGAAACACCTGCCGTTAACTGGTTCGACAAAGCCAAGAATACCATCGAGACCGGTGAAGTATTTGCAACGTATCGCCTCGACGACGACGATCTGGTAAGTGTCAACTTCTTTAACCACCTTTCAAAGTATGTTGACGATGCATTTGTACAGATGATCGTGAGCTTCGGCAGCGGAATCACCGCTATATGGGATGGCTCACAATTTAAGAGGCCGAGTTTGATCCACAAACCACTGCTCGCCATTGGAATGGCGGAAATTAATAAGAAAATCGATGAAACTCAATTCTTAAGCCCTGCCAAAGGTTCAGGCTACAGTCACATGGTTGCTGACCGCGGCAATCCAGTGATTCTTGATTCACGTGGGCTCGATTTTTTCTGGACTAGATCCAACAATCAAGACACTCTCTACAAACAGGACACCAGCCTACAGCGGATCGCGGAAGTTAACTCGGAGTTGGAAAATGCCACTAGCGAACAGATTGAGTCCGCCTTCCCCGGTCTTGCCCCGCTTATGCGGTACCCCTCGATAATTCAACTCTCCGACAATTCCATCTCAGTGGATGATTCTACGAAATTTGAATTTCATGAACCTCAGCAGCAGTTCTCTATAGCTATCGAATATGAAGCGGACAGCGGCGTTCGAAAAGATTCATACCGCATCAGCTTCAAATTCGAGAACACCACTGAAAATCAGGCCATTGACGACCTTAGGGTACGTGGAATATCGAAATCAAAGGATCCTGAAATCGGTCACTTTAAGCCAGCAGATTTTAAAAAGGGGAACCACGTTGCGAGACTCTCAGTGGCTCTTCCTGATGGCTTCCTTTGTTCAAGCGTCAGAATAATCCGAAACGAAACTGAAGCCGGCCATGTGAACTTACGCAGTGTGAGTATTCAGGAGTTTTAG